The Lutzomyia longipalpis isolate SR_M1_2022 chromosome 2, ASM2433408v1 DNA window tcagtgatgattttctcaattaaatatttagtaatttggtgcaggaatgcttgaaggagattaagaattagtgaaactttcgatcctcgttcaataaactgattaataattaattattgagcatattttatcagctggtagttattaccaatttgatcctccgcgttgtgccaaatgttgggtcctccaagtgttaaacaAGCCTATTTTTAGCCTATTCTACTAGAAGaggttcttcttcttcttcttcttcttctcttcttcttctttttaaatttcttaggGCCGGACGTCATTTCGACATCCACACAGCCCCTAGAAGAGGTTCAaagaattcaatatttaatataaagatttaatataaaaataaaattcaaagaaattaaggaattttctacacctagaattctttttcttgcaGATTAGGGTTGAGTTAAAACACACAGAGCAATTTAGCATGGagtaatgttggaaaattccatttatacATGGAGAATTTCCattccaagaaattctttttaatgggcaatttgacttttatgggaaaaatgtaaataaacatCTCGGCAAATACATAAACTTCCGTGAAAATTCGAGTATTTCCCAACATTTTCCTCAACAAATCAACACGAACTGTGTGAAAAATGTCTTCTGGCTTCGACGCGGTGCAGAAATACGTCATTGGAGGAGTGGACACGGATTTCGTGGTGCACAAATTCAACGAGAAACTTTTCGTCCTGATCACACAATTTGGGAAAATCACAAATATCCTCACTGTCTCCAATGAGAGGGACTTTGAGAGTGATTTATTCCAGAAGTACAACAAGCACCTGAATGTTCAGAATAAATTCGGCAAGGATGAGGATGAAGTTCAAGCAGCTGTAAGGAGAATTTTCACGCAGGTTGAATGCAAAGGAATTCAGAGCTATGTAGTCTCCTTGGGCATCCGGGAAATCAATAAGGATAGTCTGGGGGAAATAGTTGAGGTACTCAAGCAAATCTTGTCCAGGTAATATTCTTGtggattttgtgtgtgtgtgtgtggaagagAAGGAGGGTgatttgagtattttttaattgcagCTACAGCTGAGAACAAAAGGCAGCATAAAAGGGCTCAGGTAGCTCAGGTAGGCAGGTAGAGGAGCAGCCAACAAGCCATACTCAGGAGGCAGGGGTAAGTGgtaaaagaatattctcattttgaggaaaaacttttgtatttcattaaaattgtgtaaaaaaattaagaaaagttatttcttATCACATGTTCTTGCCATAAAAATTGCTCACAATCGCCAACCATTCGTCGTCCAAAGAATCCTCCGAAAGGTCCTCAAAGCACTCAAAGGACGTGGAAACTGATGTCCTCACGAGTGTACGATGAGGTCTTGAAGGATTTCGTCGATCTGTACGAAATTTCCATCCAATTATATGCCCTCTAAGGACGTGAATTGATTCCATTCGCTCGGAATCCTCACTGAAGTCCTTCTCCTTCTCCAGATCCCTTGGGGACGATTGATAtcccggaaagattttccctCGTGGAATTTTTGCATTGTCCAAATGATGCTCAAAGATTCCATATCCCGCTTCAACGCCCATCCTAATATTCCGCAATCTCCACATTAGGCCTCTTCTCTCGGCCAGGGGTGTCGAAGTTCTAGCCGTCATCAAGGGGAGATCTTCTATATGGCCACTCGTTGTCTTTTCGCATGTCTTCCGCTGGAATCTTGGGGTTTGTGGGGCAACAGGGCGTCTCCTCGGGGCCTGGGTGATTGGCAAAATTTCCGAACATAATCTCTCGGGGCTGGTTGTTGTCTTCTGGACGCGTTTGAATTTTGCAGAGTAGAAACTCACAGCTGGTGTACTACAGAGACAACCCATCCATACGTTAGAGATTGCCAAGAGTCACAGAAATACTGGTAGGAGGTTTTTTCCTTTGCCCCAGAGCTACCTGAGAATCCTCAAAGTTGAAGCATTTTTGCataaagaaagtcaatcataacgcgtccagttataagagttggtgtctcacaacgtgcaaaagtttgttaatgcgttgtaatactatttgtgagcagtattagtagTCAAAGTTGagtaattttgtgaaatacaGCAATTCGAAAGATAAAACTGCtcatatcttaagttctataacacttacagaaatttcttgactagttttggaaaggtcttaaaaaaagctataatttgataaatatctcaattattttaaaggtCACCCccagaattcaaaatggcggatctttgtttcacaaagtttttcgcatttttcgccctgaaggaatggttctagagctTTCTGATGTTCtggaaagttgtagagaattgcaaaacctttaatttgataccaagatgaacAAAATCAGTCAAGcagttcaagagatatggatcttagaacttttcaaattcaagaattttttaaatagtcatattttctaaacggcgacatagattttcttcattttcggactgatgaaagatattgagtcaggctacaacatatcaaaatttaaaagatttgcctaatggggattcggagatattgccccttaaagttaggcaatttttgtttttgattttagcgcctcttgcggatgtttttaaaacttgaaatgttctaaacaaaTGTAGGgtttctcaatacctttcatttgataccaaaatgatcaaaatcggtcaagtcgttcttgagttatatcgaaaaaacactttttgctttaggccgccatatttgctaaaccgcttgaccgattttcaagtatgaattatcgatgaaaacgtctcactgagctctacaacttactaaaatttcagacctctagctacaagggaagtggttgacggtatttcaaaatggcgtacggcggccatcttggattttaaaaatgcgaaaaaatgaaattttccaccaccattttcgtaatgtgggaagtctaaaacgtgctcataccaagtttgagcccgatctgaggtggtcggttgttccgacgattacaatacttggtgttggccacgaagtggaacaccaactaattttgCTCTCATTAAGGCATTTTCCTTGAATTCTGTAAGCTTTGAACTCGCTTGTTTAAAGGATGGGGTGGAGttttattgtaattgattgattaacttttaattcacTTACTAAATCATCTTTATTTGCTTCTCAAAGATTTAAAAGGattgagattgaaaaaaaattgaataatttcataataaaaaaattttaaaaaatatttttaaagagctTAAAAGGttcaaaaaactcttaaaaaattattaaaaatttaagtatttgattgagtatttttttacaaagtttaACCTTCGTAAAAAGCCAAAGAATTCAAGAAGAATCTTCGAGTATACTGCTTATGGGAAACCCTACCTGTTTGACCTCCTTAACCCAAAATGGGGTTCaagcataaaacatattttagtGTTGCTAGTAAAGTTTCGCTGATTGCAACGATTTTTGTTCTTCGGCAAAGCATAaaagcaaattattttaaaagtatgAGTGTAGTGGGGCTTTTGAGGACTTCAACGCCCCGATCGACTTCTGAAATCTCTGAAAGTGATGCAGATGTTTCTTCTGATGATCCTGTTTATGAGCTTTTCTGTGAATGGCTCAAGAAATCCGTTCCATATTACTGTGATGACGAAGGTGAATATTCCTTCTACGTGCCCACATTTGGGCTCCATGGCGAGGATGAAACTTCTACTGAAGATGCTGCTTCTGGTAGCGCTGAAAGGGCATCAGGAAGTGCGTCTTTGTCAACGCAAGAGGAGACATTGCTACCCCTGTTGCCGTGCAGCAGAGCCACCGAATTGATTGATGAGGAAGGATATTTAGGCGGAGATGAAGGCGATGGAATCAATGAAGATTCCATCGAAGATGAGGAAACTCTTCAATGTGAAATACCAACCATGCTGGAATACCAAAGAGTCCCCAAGGAGAAGGTTTGAAGGTGCTGCTCCTAAAAAGTTTACCCCAAACATATACTAGACTAATAAGATTAAAACTCtgtgaataataaatatttttccaaactacaaaagagataagaaaatttatgaaaattcctcaattacTCTCGCAATTTCCTCAAAGATTTCTCTACTTAGTTTCCTCCTCACATTGCTCgaagaagtttcaaaaactcCATTCTGCTGTTGCACAAATTGTATTGTCAATTTGTTGAGACAAGACACTAAACTTTCTCAAACAGTGTGTGCGAGAGGGATGAAAGAGAGACAAGGAGAGATTTTCCAGATAACAACAAACTGGGATTTGTTTTAAATCCCCATGGTTTTTATGGCTTAAGGTCTTGGCTAAGGatgagggaagaaaaaaatggcaaaggGGCGTTTAAGTactaaaaattgatcaaatgtttttcgggattttttaattttattttaaaattgaatgattcgTAAATATGGTTAGTTGGTTCTTATGTTTAATTAAGGTTTACCACTAAGTTGGTtactaaattttaacaaaaaatggCTTAAAATTTCTACCGCAAGAGGGCTTTATGGTaggtattttttctttatcttctcagtttatttctttaaatcaaaatattttttttcgatatCAATGTTTGATTCACTACCAACTTTTaccaatatttgaattattcatttacCAAAGACTTTTTCTagctttgcaaaaaaaatctttaaaattaggATATTGGTTAAAACTTGAgtagataaaattaaagttaaaaaaaaaaaaactagaaatcattttaaatgagAGTATTTTGCTGATATTTTTAAGAGTCtggcaaaattaaaatatatctttGAGTCAGacaacttaaaaatttaaaaaaaggagaagaaaatttgtatcAGTCTTACCAGTCAGGATACTAcgattaggaaaattttaaaatgtccTCAACCagcaattaaattctttaaaaaatgacagactaattatttttgagtAGAAATAGATAAACGGCCATGATTGATCCCTAAAATACCTTTAAAGTGTTATTCGGCTTAGGCGGCTTAATCcgacaattaaaaattaattattttttttaaaaactatttaagaTGCTAATTAGGTTTTAAGCTGCAATtgatattctttaaaaaggcTTCAGGGACAGAAACTTCTAGAAGGTTCTGTGCAAAAGATCTATTCTAGAATCAGGTAggtaaaaagtttttccttcacTAATTCTGTGTAAAATGAAAGGATTTTTCCATTGGAATTGCCATAGTTTTCTCCGGTTAAAGAATTTGGACCTAGAAAGTAAATCTAGTTCGAATTCCTAGAATTTTCTCTTGcctaaaatcaattttttttacataaaaaaaacaaaattaaacaatttaatttcttcaagtttaaaaaaattaaaatattaaaataaatgaatattttttattacttaaatGCCCCTTGtgctttatgattttcttttaactaacTGCTTTCGCCCTCCCATGACCGATTTCTCGCCTGCATTCATCGAAGCGTTTACTTACCTTCACAAACTTTCCCTTTCTTTCCACACCCACCACAAACCTTTTTCCTGGACTTTTCCCCCTTTTCCTCCACGACGACAAATCCAAACAAAATGCGATGTAGCATAAATATgaaatgggatttttatttgttaactttttatcttactttttttctctcgcttTTTTATGCCCCAATAATGTTCATTGCATTTAATGAGTCAGTGTTGGTGGTGAGTTTTTTTACAGGCTGTACTTGTTGgttgtttgtaaaaaaaaaaaaaagagaaaaaaattgttcaccCCCGGCGGTTTTTTTTCCCgcaaagtaattttccttccttgcaacaaacattttccacTAAATTTCCCACAGAAATTCAACAGATTAAAAGCATAAACTAAAGTTtttctctaaagaaaatttttcatagacgaaaatcaaagaaaattgagatttattgaaaatgcattataagaaaattctggAAACTTTTTCATCATGAAGAGTTTgatgaaaatcatgaaaaacttgaaaaagcTCTATCGgatacaaattattttaaagaaacaaaaactttgcaaaagaaacttttttagaTGGGAGTATATAgagtttcaaaataaattagaggtgaacatatttatttaatttaaattaaaaaagggTGAACCAGGTGAACATTTTTATGTGTGCAAAATCAATTAAGAAggtattaaattaatgtttgTTCCTCTTCTCGGTTTTCAGCGTCCTTAATTGCCGCACGCGTGTCCCTTGTTATCCCAAATCATCAGACTTTCTACCTGTTTtccccaaaagaaaatcccagcAATAATTGACCTGTGCGTCTTGAACTTTCTCATCTCTCTCTGCTGGGTACcttttctttggtttttgGAAAGGGTATAAATACATGGGTTGGCCACCGATATGCCATCACTTTTATTCCTAACGCCAAACGGAAAGGTTCGAGAGAAGTTCTCGCACAGTTAGAGAAAAGTTTCTAAAGCAAATATCAACTTGTGAATCACGTGCAAAATGAGTTCTCTCAATTTGGATCGCTGTTCAACGCCAATTCctgctgaattttatttgccgGACTATGAGGAGGACGAGATGAATATTGAGTACACTGATTGGAAGACGGACATTGAGGAGAGACCTCAAGTATTCTACTTCAGTTGCAAGGAAGATCAGCCTTTCCGTCCTGTGAAATATCTTTCTGAATTCAATCCAATGGATCCACCGACGGTGAACAACAGAACAATCTACATCAGCTACGATAGTGAGCTTATAGACGAGGCTGCCCACGAGTACGACAAGGCCAGAGATATCTTCCGGCAATCCCTGCTGGAGAGTCGGAGTCAGGAAGAAAGTCAAGACGAAAGTGAAGACGAAAGTGAAGATATATCAAGTCCTACATATTCCTGCTCAGGTGACGATGAATTCGACGAAATGGAGGAAACCGAGACGGCCGAAGAGAGCATcgtgaagaagaaggaagatCCCTTTTTATCAGCTTCTGGCGCCTGGATGGTGTGCAGTTCCGTTGCTGAAGATTTTCTCATACTGAGGAGTTTCAAATGCCTCAGAATATTTGATGATAAGGTTCGTGATGACAGGATAATTAGGAGTTTTTGCCAGTAGTAGAAAGaagtttgataaaattgatgtcttgtatgaatttttgcaaagaaactGAACAGTTATAGATTTACTTTGAACattaaacgtaaaaaaagattaaaattaaaggatttttgaAGTTAAAGTAAAATGTTAGTTGAAATTTCATTCCTAATTCTCAGATTCATGTTAAAAGAAGGAATAGAACTTAAAAAATCGAAATcatgtaaataataaaaatatattgaagataaaatgtaattaacgaacttttagaattaaataaaaaaaaaacaaaaatgaaatattcagatTTTCAGTTGGACAGATTTTCTCTtggtgattttcttctcttttactGAATAAGTGAAAATCGTTGAATTCAGTCTTCGttcttgtattttatttcctcaaacCGTTGACGTTTCGATAGAGGTGGAATCTTCTTCAGGGCATTGAAGtttccaaaaatcttttccggttatttgaagaaataagatttgagaattatttaaaggaataaaagaCAAGAAGGAATGCCGAATTCTTCGTTTCCTTTCCGGTTtgatctttcattttattttcactgaCGCTGGCTTTTTATCTTTATTCCTTTCCGGTCTTTGTCGTGCGGTAGTTTCTTCTTTAACCAGGAGTTAAAgtgggaaataattttttttctagagctTTCGGTTCTCTTTGAGCTTACATCCTATCCAGGTGCTTTCCTGATCTACTGAGGAAATTATCTCCTgatcaaagaataaatttcctcctaaagaaaatcggaaaagcaaaaaggtttgatcttctttttaatataTCTGGTGATCCTTTCTTTGGTTTGAAACGAAAGGgattttttgcattgattACAATCgatcaaaaatataaattaataaaaaataaacaatcatAAAATACAGCGCCATAAACATCCAAATAGTCCTCCAGggttaatattttctctcgctataaaaaaagaaaataaaattctcattaattcCCTTTTATCACTTTCATGCAAATCATTATTGATTTGCCAAATcttcttttccaatttcaacgaacttttattacattttatcaaggatttatttttgcttcaaGATAAGGGGAGAGAACATAAATAGTTGCTATTGAACTTGGTGGCTTTATATGCTTTGGGTATGTACTATGTAAtgttttgtacataaatacgagaaaaataaatggcaCGAAATCCTCCTAAAGGAAGCACGatattatataatatattgTATCCACCTACTCCTAATTTATTGGCAAGTATTTCAGACAACACGCACAAGTGGCATGAAGAGCGTTCAAAAgtgaaatattgagaaaactcgagaataatcttttaaagaatgttttgatgttttttcttcttctttgagtTAGtagtttgttgaatttttggtatttttattaaacaaagacaaagagagaagaagatgaaaagtaAAAGTTTTCATGGGAAAGCTCTCACTTGTGCTTttatcaaaaacatttttcaaggTTCCTATTGATGTGAATTTTGAGGAATAATTCTGggaaattttaaggatttctgTGAAGGATAAAATAGAATcttttgaggaagaaaaaggagTCTACAGAGATACATAATAATCAACAATTGTTAACCAATCCCACTGCCAATCCCACATTGCGTTAACTTTGCGAAAAGGGATCGAGATTTATATCCTGCTTTGGTTTGTACTACAATTAGACACCAGGAAATTGGGAGGTGGGTAAGGTGATGCCACACAATTAGAAATTCCTATTTATTATCCCCAACTCTGAGATTTTCCCATCGTGTTTCTCATGGTCGATTCATCCTCTGTGGCGGCTAAATTTATATGTCTTCCTTCATGTTCTTCTGCGATAGAgaggaaaatgtgtgtgttgCGTGAGTTTTTTCTTGGTGGCGCTCAACCCTCTCATTGGGTGTGTCCTTTATCTTTTCTCAACGCAGCAAGAGCccgtaaatttaattacacaaaTCTAATTTACGTCCCTGAATCCTTGTTTTGTGTTCTCCTTTTTAGTTTTCCTCAATTCCTCCCATGTGTATAGAtatgtatttatgtacatatttagCGTATTGTAAAgggatctttttttcttcttattaaattCCCTGTCTTTGAACAATTTTCAAGAGGTTCTTAGAAGGAAACATCTTTTCCAAAAGTTTATAagtgaaggaggaaaaaaaaacatgaagaaaatgaaatatgtcTCTCCGCAACAGACAAATTTAGTAAATAAGCGATAAACTTCTTTCTTATACGAAGGGCATtaaaatggaggaaaaaaaaaagtgaaaaaagaaCGAGGAAATGATAGAAATTTGCACCATTAACTTTCCATCACAAGGGAAGGATAactcccgaaaaaaaaagaatatcgAGGGTGGAAAAAGCTCTATGAGATGTTTTATATATTAATACGCTATACGGGGGTTCTAAGGAGGGTTTGGAGTCATTCAATTAGACTCCAAGCTGCTGTAGAAAAAGATAATAACAACATTTTGGAATGAGGAGTgtcgtcgtttttttttttagattattcGTTTCGGTTAGTTGATTGATTTGAGCTCTGGCCCTGATGATGTTTAAGTCCCTATATTGATAGCAATCTTCACATGTGAAGGAAGTCTGCGCAATCTTCTTCCCTCTTGAGTTTCCCACCCTGAAAATTTCTCCCACACCCACGTCGACCCAAATCAATGTACCGAAAATTTAATAGCAAAAGCAGAACTCTATAAAACGAAAATGTTTCTTCTAAtccaaaaaaaacctaaaaggATTTCTTTCACGCATCATACCAAACGTGTGGTACCCAACGCGACATATGAAATGGTGACAGGGTGACGAAGTATcgtaataaaaatgataaataactCACGAAGaactgttgaaaaaaatagtccTCAATAAGTTTATCATTTCTCTTTggaattcttttcaatatatGACCGATGAATGATCGAGGGGTGGACACTTTTATAAACTTTCATCCCTTTTATCTGTGCTTGTTTTGTAAActttacaaacttttttttttttttaaacttttgtaattttatgattaaagaAACTGATTGTAGCTGCACCTGATACTTTAGGCtcgatttattaaagaaaaaattgcaatttcctgCAGAACTTTTATAGAGTTTAATTAGTTTATaaggaaagattttctttctaaaactaatttttcttttgatgagaaaattttttaattttatttttgatttattgctaTTGATTTTTGATGctttaggataaatccttccgattgcgtcagtcaagggacggtaggtcaacccaaacacatcctatcaattttaggggccagagctttcgacgctactgtgcgtcttcctcagtggctggaatttttattaaacatttcttataaattacaattgttctttcattatttcatttctttcaatttttcaaatttttcaaaatatcctAACTTactcaattgtgtctttgtttgggaatcgtcaaACGTCTGAATTCTGTGATCTTGCGGATTTTCATGTAGGGGATTCtatttttgaagagaataaGATTAACTTACTAACTTGTGATCTATGGGAccttaattttcctaaattttacctcttttttctttgattttctttcactgtaCTTTAACTCACTTTTCTTGGCAATTATCTGAGGCATAACTGATAAATTTTCGAAATTATAGGGGAAGGGGTTATCCTATTGactaaaaaataatccaaaaacaaattctcttaaatttcccattatttttccttccttttctttgtcaaaagaaattaaattctgataaatatatttttatagtttcttatttaaagaaaatattaactcATGTCTGGTTCAAATAAgcaattatttctttgcattCTCCGCACATACATAGTCTGAAAAGTCTCGGAATAATTAACTTTCTCTCGtggaaatttaaatgttaataATTTCTCTGTCTGTGAGAAAAGTAGAAATAAAAGACACCCCCAGaagattaatttcttaagaaactaAAGAGATGTTAATTAACTTTTGTGTCTTGCTTGCTCTTAATAACTCTTTCTAATTGCACATGCATTTCTTTTTGGATTAAGTTCTtcaactttaattttctttttctgccacctcttcacattttttttcttttgtataccgaaagcaattttttcattaaatctgTTTTAGAACATATTAAAAGAAGTTGGTGACATAAAACATATTTCCAACAAAAGGAATTTctattagataaaatttttagtggGGTAATTTATACTAGAGAATTATGTGGTTTATCGGGGAGTTTTTAGAGCTGAAAGCAGATTCAGTGAAGCATTTTGAAGTGGGTGGAGGAGTGGAGATTGAGGTCAAATTTTAGTGGGAAATGGGAATATTTTCTATGacgagaattttaataaaattttttttagtactcCTTCCTCTTAAGGGGTGAATCGGGGGggtttcttttatataaaaatctcCTATAAATCACTATCAAATCGTGGTATTATGGTGGCTTGTGGACTTGTGTATGGGTTCTCCACTAATAAATGAATGTTGGTGGCCCCTTCAGGTGAataggtattttatttttacctttCTCTCTGGGGTTGAATGTAAACTTTGttgtaacgaaaaaaaaaagtatctacggcatttaattaattcttggTTTAAAATAAGGGCAAAAAGGGTTGGAGAAAAGAATGGACATTGGTTGTAACCCAAGGATTGtatataaggaaaaaaaaagtgcaaaggCATGGAGAATGCTTAATTAATGGTGTAACTTCATTAAGTTGgtggtaattaatttttgcaggGGCATatcgaaaatgtttttcacacAACTTTTTCTCATTGTAGCTGATACAGCCAGAGCGGGGTATATTCCTCtggaaaagtaaataaaattaacttcaACCCAGTGAATTTG harbors:
- the LOC129788653 gene encoding uncharacterized protein LOC129788653 isoform X2; the encoded protein is MSSGFDAVQKYVIGGVDTDFVVHKFNEKLFVLITQFGKITNILTVSNERDFESDLFQKYNKHLNVQNKFGKDEDEVQAAVRRIFTQVECKGIQSYVVSLGIREINKDSLGEIVEVLKQILSS
- the LOC129788653 gene encoding uncharacterized protein LOC129788653 isoform X1, which codes for MSSGFDAVQKYVIGGVDTDFVVHKFNEKLFVLITQFGKITNILTVSNERDFESDLFQKYNKHLNVQNKFGKDEDEVQAAVRRIFTQVECKGIQSYVVSLGIREINKDSLGEIVEVLKQILSSYS